Part of the Paenibacillus sp. FSL R7-0273 genome is shown below.
AAAATTTAAAAATAAAGACTTTATGAATGCGGTGGTTGCAGGCTGCGCCCTGGTAGCTGCAGCTGACGGCAAGATTGAGGAAGCCGAGAAGAACAAGATGGCCGGTTATATGAACCTCAGCAATGAGCTTAAGGTGTTTGACATGAGAGAGGTCATCACCCAATTTAACTTCTATGTCAGCAATTTTGATTTCTCTCCGGAAATCGGAAAGCAGGAAGCGCTGAAGGCCATAGCCAAATTCAGCGGCAAGCCTGAGGTCGGCCGTGTTATTGTCGGCGTCTGCTCTGCGATCGGTGCGGCTGACGGTGATTTTGACGAGCATGAGAAGGCAATTGTCCGTCATATCTGCGGTGTGCTGGGGCTTAACCCGGGTGAATTCAGCCTTTAAGAGTTGCAGATATTTACTGAAGAATGGTGAAACGAAACGGGGTTTAGCCCGTATCACTGATAGAACATCCTCATGCTAGACTTGCAGGCTGTAATTTTTATTGGGAACGGAGGTATTTTAAGTTGGCTGGAATTAATCTCGTAAAAGGACAGAAGATTGATCTGACTAAAGGAAATGCCGGACTGACTAATGTTGTTGTAGGTCTGGGCTGGGACCCGGCTGAGCCTGCCCGCGGCTTCTTCGGTGTGAAGAAACAGGCCAATGTGGACTGTGATGCTTCGGCCATCCTGCTCAGCGAGGGCGGCAAGCTGCTGAACAAGACGAACCTGGTATGCTTCCACAACAAACAGAATCCCAATAATTCGGTTGTTCATTCAGGAGATAACCTGACCGGCGACGGCGACGGTGATGACGAGCAGATCAAGGTTAATCTGAAGGCGGTTCCTGCGGATGTGCACCGGGTGCTCGTGGTGGTTAACATTTATGATGCGGTTAACCGCAAGCAGGATTTCGGAATGATCAAATCCGCGTATATCCGGATTATCAACGGAGCCGGCGGCAGTGAGCTTGTACGGTTTAATCTGACTGATAATTACACAGGCTTTACGGCGCTTATTTGCGGGGAGCTCTACCGCCACGGTGACGAATGGAAATTCGCGGCGATCGGCGAAGGAGCCCATGCAGCACATATTAACCAGCTGGCTGAACGCTACATTTAATCAATGAAAGCTAACTAATCCTAATAGAAGAGAGGTTATTTATAATGGCAATTAACTTATCCAAAGGGCAAAAAATCGATCTGACCAAAACAAATCCGGGCCTGTCCAAGATTAAAGTGGGTCTCGGCTGGGATACCAACAAATATGACGGCGGTAAAGATTTTGACCTTGACGTTTCCGTGTTCCTGACCAATGCAAACGGTAAAGTGGATAAGGAAACCAACTTCATCTTCTTTAATAACAAGCAGAACGAGAACGGCTCTGTTGTTCATGCCGGTGACAACCGTACAGGCGAAGGCGACGGAGACGATGAAGTGATTGATATCGACCTGAAGAGCATCCCTGCGGATGTGGAGAAGGTAGCTTTCACGATTACAATCTATGAAGCTGAGCAGAGAAGCCAGAATTTCGGACAGGTTTCCCGTTCTTACGTGCGTATCGTGAACGAAGAAAGCAATGTAGAGCTGATCCGTTTTGACCTCGGCGAGGATTTCTCCGTTGAAACCGGAGTTGTTGTAGGTGAGCTGTACCGTAATGCCGGCGAATGGAAATTCAGTGCGATCGGCAGCGGCTACAAGGACGGTCTGGCCGGCCTTACCCGTGACTACGGTCTGCAATAAAACAGGAAAGAGGGTTTAGCCAGTGACAATCAGTCTTTCCAAAGGACAGCGGATTGATCTGACCAAGACGAATCCGGGTCTGACGAAGGTGGTAGTAGGGCTGGGCTGGGATACGAACAGATACAGCGGAGGCAAGGATTTTGACCTGGATGCCTCTGCGTTTCTGCTTCATGAAGACGGTAAGGCCAAAGGCGAGGATGATTTTGTATTCTACAATAATCCGAGCGGCGGTGCGGGCTCCGTAACGCATACCGGCGATAACCGGACAGGTGCAGGCGACGGTGATGATGAGCAGATCCTGGTTGATTTCAGCAAGGTTCCCGCCAACATTCAGCGCGTCGGCATTACAGTAACCGTCTATGATGCTGAGAGCCGCGCCCAGAATTTCGGGCAGGTCTCCAATGCATTTGTACGGGTGGTCGATGCTGTAAGTGAACGGGAAATTCTGCGGTTTGATCTCGGCGAGGATTTCTCGACAGAGACAGCTGTGGTATTCTGTGAATTTTACCGCCATGGTGCGGATTGGAAGTTCCAGGCGGTGGGCAGCGGCTTCACCGGCGGACTCAGTGCACTGTGCCGGAATTACGGGCTGGATGCGCAATAACGGCTGTATTCGTTTCAAAGGCGGGATCCCTAGTGATCCTGCCCTTTTTAAATAATATAGAGTTTATAAATTTATCGGTTGCTTAATAACTTTCAGCTATTCGTTCAAAGGTGGCTTAGGCATATGAGCATAGAAGCAGTGAAGGGTCAGAAGGTAGATCTGACGCGCGGGAATCCGGGAATCCAATCGCTTGTTGTTGAAATCGGCTGGCACGCTCCGGCTGATATGGAAATTGATGCTTCGGCGTTTCTGCTGGGAGCACAGGCTAAGGTCAGCGGTGACGATGATCTGATCTTTTATAACAATCCGGTTACACCGTTCATCCGCTACAAGGATGTGCCGGCCGGCGGATCAGGCGGCCTGAAGCACTTCGAAATTGAACTGGGCAAGGTCCCCTCTGACACGATGAGGATCGCATTTGCCGTTACACTGTATAACGGGGAGAGCCGAAGGCAGACCTTTGGCCAGATGAGCAATGCTCATTGCCGGATTCTGAACCGGGCAACCGGCGAGGAACTAATGCGATGTAATCTTGGAAATCATTTCTCTGTGGAAACGGCCGTTGTAGTAGGAGAATTATATAGATATAACTCGGACTGGAAGTTTAGCGCGATTGTAGCCGGCTTTGAAGGCGGACTTAAGGCATTATGCGGAAATTACGGCATTGAGGTGGAGGATGAGCCAGCTGCTCCCAAAGCGGACAATCCGCCTCCGCGCCCGGCTCCAGCACCTGCCCCGCCCCCTGCTCCGGTACCATCGCCGCCGCCTCAGCTTAATCTCAAAAAGATTGAACTGAAGAAGAAGGGCGATTCGATTAATCTGAAGAAATCGGCCTCCGGCCTGGGGGAAGTGCTGATTAATCTGAATTGGAATCAGAGGCAAAGCGGAGGACTGTTCAGCCGTAAAGGCGGAGTAGATCTTGATCTCGCCTGCCTGTATGAATTAAAAGATGGCAGAAAAGGTGTTGTTCAGGCGCTTGGCAAGGCGTTTGGCAGCCTTCAGCAGCCTCCCTTTATTATGCTTGATGGCGACGACCGGACAGGCTCGGTGAAGTCGGGCGAGAATCTGCGGATTAACGGCAGCAGGGTGGCCGAAATCAAAAGGGTTCTGATCTTTTCTTTTATCTATCAGGGAGTTACCCATTGGTCTGAAGCGGACGGTGTTGTTACGATCCATCAGGGCGACGGGCCTGATATCATCGTGAACCTGGATGAGCATAACAACCGCAAGGGAATGTGTGCGATTGCGCTTATACAGAATGTCGGCGATGAAACGTTCAGTATCGAGCGGCTCGTGCAATATTTCAGCGGCCATCAGGAAATGGATCAGGCCTACAGCTGGGGACTGCGCTGGGTAGCTGGCAGTAAATAGTGATTATATTTTGCGGAGGCGCATTATGAATGGGATGGCTAAGTGAGTTTTTCAGAAGCATCAGTGACAATTATGGACACTTCTTTTCCTGGGGCGATATAGCGGCAACCTTGTCCGATCCGGTCAGCTGGGGGATTATCGGCAGTCTGGTTCTGCTGGAGGGGCTGCTCTCTGCGGATAACGCGCTGGTGCTTGCGGTTATGGTCAGGCATCTGCCGAAGGAGCAGCAGAAGAAGGCACTCTTCTACGGAATTTTGGGCGCCTATGTGTTCAGATTCCTGGCAATCGGACTCGGAACCTATCTGATTGAGTTTACGCTTGTAAAAGTTCTGGGAGCCCTGTATCTCTTTTACATCGCATATAAAGGATTATTTAAGGGCAGCGGAGAAGAAGGACATAAGGAAAACAAAGGCGCCTCCTTCTGGAAGACGGTTCTCCTTGTTGAATTAATGGATATTGCTTTTAGTATAGACAGTGTTATTGCAGCCTTCGGTCTGAGCAGTGAAGTATGGGTGCTGTTCCTGGGCGGTATTCTCGGCGTGCTGATGATGCGCGGAGTAGCGCAGGTATTCCTCAAGCTAATTGCGAGATTCCCCGAGCTGGAGCAGGCAGCATTCCTGCTGATTGCTATAATTGCCGGCAAGATGCTTGCCGGAGCCTTCGGATATGAGCTGCCGCATGTGGTGTTCTTCACCGTTCTGATTGCGGTCTTCGTCGGGACCATGCTGTACAGCTCCGCGAAGAAAAAGAAGGAGATAGACAGACAGGCTTAACAGTAAAAGCTTTAAGGTGGGGGGCCTTCACAAAGAGTCGTGGTGCCGGCCCCGTTGTCCGGGTAATCGTATATGTAGTAGCATGGCCTTTGCTTGTATTTGAGTAAGCCGGCAGCCGTCCCCGACAGGACGGCTTAAGCGGTTCTGCAGCTCTCTATAAGGAGAGGCCGTTCTATTTTTTTGCATGTTTTGCACAACTATTAGGGGGAGCGGCCTTTGAAATACTTCGATTACCTGACTAAGGAACAAGAAGCGTTATTATTCTATTCTCCGCCTGTTACATTTAATCAATATACCCCTAAAGAGCTGCTGGCCTATGCCGTCGGCGCAGCACTGTATATGCCGGCAACCCGTACGAGTGTGGCGGAAGATATCCTGAAGCTGAGGGCAGAGGGACTCGTGACTGTAATTATCGATCTGGAGGATGCTATCGGTGACGGTGAAGTCTGCTTCGCCGAGGAGTCAGTAATCCGGCATCTGTCCTTTTTGTCTGCCTATGCGGATAACGAGCCTGACCCTGTGAACAGTCTTCCGCTGATTTTTATCCGTGTGCGGAATCCGGAGCAGCTGCAGCAGCTGATTTTCCGGCTGGGACCGCTGATTACTATGCTTACCGGCTTTGTCTTTCCTAAATTTACGGCTGAGAACGGAGCCGATTTCTTTGAAGCCGTTGCTGACTATAACAGCTCGCGCGGTTATGATGCCCCTGTGCTGTACGGCATGCCGATTCTGGAGAGTGCTCCGATTATTTACCGGGAGAGCCGGCTGGACAGCCTGCTGGCCATCCGTGACCTGCTGGGCGACTACCGTGATTATGTACTGAATGTCAGAATCGGGGCGACTGACTTCTCGAGCCTGTTCGGGCTGCGCCGCAGCCCGGATATCAGTATCTATGAGCTTGCTCCCGTCCGTGACTGCATCTCGGATATGATCAATGTATTTGGCCGGGTAGAGGACGGCTATGTCATATCTGGACCGGTATGGGAATATTTCGGCAACAGGGCACGCCGCAGCCTCCGTCCGCAGCTCAGCTCTTTCGATGAATCCTTCGGCAGACAGCCCCGGGAAGTGAGCCTCTACTCCGGCGCAGCCGGCGGCCTGATCCGCGAGGTAAAGCTGGACAAGGAGAACGGGATTGTAGGCAAGACGATTATTCATCCTTCCCAGCTCAGACCGGTGCAGGCTATATATTCGGTTATGCACGAGGAGTATGTCGATGCCCTGGGCATTATCGGGAGTAATGACGGCAGCCGCGGCGTGTTTAAAAGTGAATATTTTAACAAGATGAATGAAATCAAGCCGCATTTGAACTGGGCGAAGCGTATTGTACAACGATCTCAAGTATACGGGGTGTTACATGAAGAACAGCATTTTGCCTGCCTGCTACCCGAAAATGAATATTCACACGTTTAATATTGTCGACAATCTGCAGGTTACGGTAACCGAGACCTCCAACCCCTTTCAGATGCCGGCCGAATCCTTATTTTTGATGGCGGCCCGGATTAATAAGAAGCGCTCCTTCCTCTTTGTCAGCAAGGTGCTCGGCAAGCATATTCCCGTTAACCCCTATACTCCGCTGCTTAGCGGGGCTGCACTTGGCCTGCTCCTGTACCGTGAAATGAGCGCGGAGACCGCCGCAATGGACAAGCTGCTGGATCAGGCGGTGCATGGCCTGCTTCATCCGCAGTATGCCGAGGAGGCTTACCGCGAGCTGCTGGCGGCGCAGCTTACGCTTCCGCGCCCCGTTGTTTTTATCGGCTTTGCCGAAACCGCTACCGCACTGGGTCATAGTATGTACAACCTTTTTGCCGGCGGCGCGTCTTATATTCATACTACCCGTGAGGATATTCCGGAGCTTACCTCCGTCATCAGCTTTGAAGAAGAGCATTCCCATGCGGTAGACCATCTCTGCTATGCGCTGCATCCGGGCATGCTGTCCGGCGAAGAGCCGGTTATTCTGGTCGATGACGAGATTACAACCGGGAACACAGCTATTAATATTATCCGGGATATTCAGGCCAAATTCCCGCGCCGGGAATATGTGGTGGCTTCCCTGCTGGACTGGAGAAGCGCGGCCAATATCCAGGCATACCGTGATCTGGAGCAGGAGCTTGGAATCCGGATAAGCGCAATATCGCTGCTGCAGGGGACGATTCAGGTTGAAGGAACACCGCTGCTGGAGACGGAAGCCGGCAAAGGCGGTGCAGACCTGGACACCGGGGTACCTGTGGTGACCACTTATATAGAGGATACGCTGGAGAGGCTGAAAGTCAGCTCCGCCGATTCCTGCGGAGAGATCAATGCATCTCCATATCTGAAGCTGAGCGGGCGTTTTGGCCTTGAATCGGCCGACAACAGGCTGATCGACCAGGAGGTTCATCGGGTAGCGGCGCGGCTTATGGCACTGCGAGAAGGGCGGCACGCTCTGGTTATGGGTACCGGTGAATTCATGTACCTGCCCATGAGAATTGCTGCAGAGCTGGGAGAAGACGTATCCTACCAGTCCTCCACCCGCAGCCCGATTCATCCGCAGCACAGGCCGGATTACGGGGTGCGCAGTGCGGCCGGCTATCCGTCAGCCGGTGATCCGTCGATCATTAACTATATTTACAATGTTGAGTACGGCCAATACGATGATATTTTTGTGCTGCTTGAGCGCGATGTACCGGCTCAGCGGATTAAGCCGATGACGGATATCCTGAAAGGGCTGGCCGGTAATAAGGTACATCTTATTGTACTGGCTGCCCGGCAGGAAGCGGAGGAGGCTGCAGATGAAGGGGACAGATAAGCGGAATACGGTGCTGGGTCCGGAAATAGCCCCGCCTGTTCGCCTGGGAAGCTATCCCCCGTCTGATGTTACCTTTCTGCTGAAGGATCTCAGCAGCGAGGCGCTTGAGCTGGGAACAGCGGAGCGGGAGAAGGCGATTCAGTCGGGAGTGAGCTACTCGGAGATGCTTCCGGTGGAATATCAGCCCACCGAGCAGTACATCGGGCTGTTCCGCGAGACATTAAGGGAGTCTGCAGCTAAGGTGGCGCTGGCTGTAGCCGTTGTCTCGGAGCGGATTGTCGCCCGGCGGGGAACGGAGGGGACGGTGCTCGTCTCCCTGGCCCGGGCCGGTACCCCGATCGGCGTGCTGATCAGGCGCTATATTGCTGAGATGTACGGGGCAGAGCTGCCGCACTACAGTGTCTCCATCATCCGCGGCAAAGGCCTTGATATGAATGCTGTCCGCTACATTCTGCAGCAGCATGGCATAGGGGCCAAACTGCAATTTGTGGACGGATGGACTGGCAAAGGGGCAATTACGCGGGTATTGCAGGAGTCGTGCAAGGAGTTCTACAGCAGGTACGGGATACAGCTCAGTGATGAGCTCGCCGTATTAGCTGATCCCGGCTACTGCTCGGGGACCTTCGGGACAAGAGAGGATTATCTGATTCCGAGCGCCTGCCTGAATTCTACGGTGTCCGGCCTGCTGAGCCGGACGGTGCAGCGGAACGATCTGACCGGCCCGGAGGATTTCCATGGCGCGAAGTTCTATAAGGAATGGCTTGAGCATGACTACTCCAATGTGTTTATTGACGCTATTACTCCCTATTTCGCGTCTGTAAGAGAAGCAGCCGTTGCTGCTGCCGGAGAAATGGGGGCTTCGCCTCCTGAGATTTCCTGGCGGGGAATGCAGGATATTATAACCCTGCAGGGGCATTTCGGAATAGATAACATCAATCTGATCAAGCCGGGTGTAGGTGAGACCACCCGGGTGCTGCTGCGCAGAGTACCCTGGAAAATTATTGTCGATACTAAAGACAATCCTAATCTGCGCCATATTCTCCTGCTGGCCGAAGAACGCGGCGTTCCGGTGGAGGAGTATCCGGGGCTGGCCTATTCCTGCTGCGGGATCATTAAACCGCTGAAGGGAGGGGAGTCTGAATGATTTATGCCAGTGATTTGGACCGGACGCTGATCTATTCCCTTGGTGCATTAAGTGTTCCGGAGGATACTCCCGGACTTGTGCCTGCGGAGATTATTGATGGAGTTACAAGATCCTATATATCGGGGCGGGCGCTTCAGCTGCTGCAGGAGCTTACGGCGGATATTATTTTTATGCCGGTGACTACCCGCACTATTGCAGAATACAAGCGGATTAACCTGTTCCAGGAGACCCTGATCCCGGATTACGCTGTTACCAGCAACGGCGGCAATATCCTTGTAAATGGGGTAGTCGATCAGGAATGGCGCAGCCATATCGGCAGTCTGGTGCTGCAGCGTTCAGCTGAGGCGGAAGAGGTCAGGCAGATTGTCCGGTCCGTTGTCCGCGAAGAATGGATTATCAGTGAGCGTTACTGTGATGAGCTGTTTTTCACGTATATGGTGTACCGGGATCTTTTGCCGCTGGATGAGATTAATCATATGTCCGAGCGTCTGCACGGGTTAGGCTGGAGAGTGTCACTGCAGGGCCGTAAGCTGTATGTGGTCCCGGAAGCGGTCAACAAGAGCGATGCCATCATCCATGTGCGGCGTACGGTCCGCTCTGAGCCTATGGTGGCCTCCGGTGATTCGCTGCTGGACAAAAGCCTGCTGGAGAGCGCCGATTATGCTATCGCCCCCTGCCACGGAGAAATATTTGCCGAGCAGCAGGTGACTCAAGTAAAATTAAAGTATCCCTTTACGGAGTGCAGAGGCGTTTTTGCAGGGGATGAAATTATGCTGTATGTGCAGAGGATTTATCATAATCTAACGACATTGGGAGTTGGGCCGCAATGAAAAAGGTAAATATTTATTTTAACCGCTGGTTTTCCGTGGCTTATCATTATATGAATCTTATCCGCAATAACGAAGACGGCGTACCTGTGCAGATCTTTGCCACACACCCCGATATTAAGCATATGTCGCTGCAGGGTGCTGATGTCGCCGGTACGGAGCCTGCGGTTACTGGCATAGAGTACGTGCAGTTCTGCGTTGATTTCTGCCGCCGCAATGAGATAGATCTATTTATTCCCCGTTTGCATATGATGGATATCGCCCTGCACGCGGCGCAATTTGAGGCAATCGGCACGAAGGTGCTGGTATGCCGTGACCTGGATCTGCTGGAAATGATGCTGGATAAGGGCAAGTTCTACGAGAAGGTTAAGGAAACCGGGATTATGGAAATTCCGGAATACCATGTGGTCAGCAATGCGGAGCAGTTCAAGGCCGCGTATGAGGATCTCTCTGCCAAAGGCCTTCGCGTCTGCTTCAAACCGACGGAGACGGAGGGCGGCCTGGGCTTCCGGATTATTAACAACAGCCGTAGTCCGCTGGAGGAGCTGTTCGGCTATGTAACCCAGCATATTTCTTTTGACGATGCTTACCGTATTCTGGCCAGTACAGATTCCTTCCCTGATCTCATGGTGATGGAGCTGCTTGAAGGCTACGAATACAGTATTGATTGTCTGGCTGATGAGAACGGCAGGCTGCTGGCCGCTGTCCCCCGGCGCAAGGATACCGGACGCCTGCGGGTGATGGAGCATATACCGGAGCTCGAGCATATTGCCGGCAGAGTGGCTGAGACGTTCAAGATTCCGTTCAATTATAATATTCAGATGAAGTATGGCGGTGCTGTTCCCAAGCTGCTGGAGATTAATCCCCGGATGTCGGGCGGGCTGCATGTCTCCTGCCTGTCCGGCATTAACTTCCCGTACCTGGCTGTCAAAAGCGCACTCGGCGGCAAGGTTGAGCCTGTCCAGTTCGGTGAAGATGTACTTGCAAGCCATATTGAACAGCCGATGATTATGAAAATCTTCGCTGAATCCACCATTCCTGATGCTGTGAATTAGGCGAAATGCAGCAAGCCTGCAAGAGGTGATGAAATGAACACAAAATCTAAAGTGTTACTGTATGCTGCCGTCGGTTATGTGGTGGCGGTGCTGACCAGCAGCTTTCTGCCTGAGCTGATCTCCCTGCTGCTGCCGGCAGCCGGTGCAGGCGTCGCTGTACTGGGCGGCAAGCGCACGCGGGTTAATCTGCCAGCGGAGGTGCTTCCGGCCAGCCAGGCGCCAGCCCCGTCAGCCCCGGCACCCGCTGCGGAGCCGGCCCGCGTTGCTGCCGGCGGCGCTGCGCCTGCCGGAGCCGCATTTGGCGGAGCAGCCGCTCCTGCGGCTGCTCCGGGTAAACCGCCTGCGGAGCCTGCTGTTCAAGGGGAGTTTGCAGCGGTAGTCGAGTATCTTGTCATTCTGGAGGATATGATCATTTCAGAGGGGCAGAAGGATACGCTGGACAATGAAATTGTCGAGAAGTCACTGGCGCTTTTCGCCAGACTCCAGCGGGTGCTTCCGCTGCTGCAGGAGCTCGGTAACGGAGAGATTAATCATACCGTCCGCAGATTGGTAATGAAGGATCTGAACGGTGTTATTAATCCGTTCCTGCGGCTTGGCGGCGAAGCCAAAACGAAAAACCGGAGAATGCTGCTGAACGGTCTGCGGGATGTTGATTCCAAAATATCAGACATCGCCTCGACGATCGAACACAAAGACCTGATGGAACTTCAGACCAAGGCGGAACTGATTCATCAACGGTACAGCAGTTCCGAATTATAGGAGGGAAACCCATGTCCACGCAGTTAATTCAGCTCAAGAAGGAAGACGAGCAGAAGGTAGTCGAAGAAGCCTCGCAGTTAATAGAACAGGTAGCCAAGACAGATACCGTAGCCCTAGACTCCCTGATGGATGACATCGGCAAGCTGGGGGTTAAGACGCAGGAGAAGGCCGGGCAGACACTGAAGCTGCTGGACCGTCCGGTCAATGACCTTATGTCCGGCAAGCGTGTGGAAGTGCCGAATATGATTATGAAGCTGCGCAACGAGTGTGAGACGCTCCAGCAGAGCAAGAACGTCAGCTTTTTCGGTAAAATGCTCCGCAAGAGCCCGCTCAAGAATTACGTCTATAAATACCAGTCTGTCCGCACCAATATTGACGCTATCGTTACCGGCCTGCGTGACGGCCGCGATACGCTGGAAGAGAGCATCGTCAATATGCGCCAGCTCAAGCGCACCTCAATGGAGGAAATCTACAATCTGCAGACTAAGATTGCCTTCGGTAACAGACTGAAGGAGCTGTTTGAGGTTGAAATTGCCAAGCCCGAGAACGAGTTCCGCAAGGCTTACCTGGAACGCGGACTGCGCAAGGTTATGGTGCGTATCCAGTCCATGACTGAGATGATCCTGCTCTACAATCAGGCGATTGCCGCTACAGATATCATTAATGACAACAATGATAAGCTGATTGATTCGGTTAACAACGCCATTGATAAAACCTCAAACTTGATTACCGTGTCGGCAATGATTGCGATGTCGCTGGCGGACCAGGAGAATGTCATTTCTGCGGTTGAGGCGACGAACAAGACGATTGAAGACCAGTTCAAGGAGAACGCGCGGCTTCTGCGCACAACGACTGAGAAAACCACGGAGCTGTTGTCCAAGCCTTCCATGTCGCTTGAAGCTGTCAATCAGGCAATCGGCGATCTGCTGAGCGCACTGGATACCTCCGAGCAGTCCAACCGCCGGATTATCGAGAGCTGTCAGGATTACACGTCCAAGATGACTACGATCAATACCCAGCTTAACAACCGTCTCGGCCTTAATGAAGGCTCACAGCCGCAGGCGCTGAAGCAGGCGGCGAATGACAGCGGGCTCAGCAGCTTTTTGAATTAAAGACCAGCACTCTGGCCGATTAACCAGAACTCATAATCCCCCGCTTCCCGGCATAGGTTTTACGGAGAAACGGGGGGCTGGGGATGATACTGGGAGGCTTGATACTGGTGCTTATTATCGTCGCCGGGATCAACAAGGCGGAATCGGTTGCCGGTCTGAATCACTCTGACGACAGCAGCGGGTAGGTCTGCGTGGCGGCCTTCCTTCCTTCGGGGGCTGAAACATTTCTTATGCTTTTCTTGGTTCAAGTAATTTCCAGCGGTTTATTGGGTATAATAACCCGGGGCTGCGCTGCAGCCCGGACTGCTGAAAATACGAGCGTAAGCGGAGGTCATATGGAGAACGAGGCACTGCTGCAGGTTGAAAAATTGGCACTCAAGAAACAGAAGATTTTTAATCAAAGTGTATGGCGCTATATCGCAAGAGCCATGCTGGCCAGCATGTTCATCGGCTTCGGTGTCATTGTAGCCTTTAAGACAGGGAATTTCTTCTACATGGAGCATTCCCCGATGACCTATCCGATGGCTGCGATTACCTTTGGGGCTGCAATTATTCTGATTTCATACGGCGGCGGTGACTTATTCACCGGTGATACCTTTTATTACTCCTATGCTGCTTTGCGAAAAAAGATGCAGTGGACCAAGGTGGTCCGGATGTGGGTGGTCAGCTATATCGGGAATATTCTCGGGGCAACGGCATTTGCGCTGCTGATTTTTTTGACCGGCTTGTTCGATGACTCCAGCGTTAACGGATTTCTGCTGAATGTGGTAGCCCACAAAATGGAGGCACCGGCGCTACAGCTGTTCTTCCGGGCGATCCTGTGTAACTGGCTGGTTTGTCTGGCGT
Proteins encoded:
- a CDS encoding cysteine protease StiP family protein, giving the protein MKGTDKRNTVLGPEIAPPVRLGSYPPSDVTFLLKDLSSEALELGTAEREKAIQSGVSYSEMLPVEYQPTEQYIGLFRETLRESAAKVALAVAVVSERIVARRGTEGTVLVSLARAGTPIGVLIRRYIAEMYGAELPHYSVSIIRGKGLDMNAVRYILQQHGIGAKLQFVDGWTGKGAITRVLQESCKEFYSRYGIQLSDELAVLADPGYCSGTFGTREDYLIPSACLNSTVSGLLSRTVQRNDLTGPEDFHGAKFYKEWLEHDYSNVFIDAITPYFASVREAAVAAAGEMGASPPEISWRGMQDIITLQGHFGIDNINLIKPGVGETTRVLLRRVPWKIIVDTKDNPNLRHILLLAEERGVPVEEYPGLAYSCCGIIKPLKGGESE
- a CDS encoding HAD family hydrolase, producing MIYASDLDRTLIYSLGALSVPEDTPGLVPAEIIDGVTRSYISGRALQLLQELTADIIFMPVTTRTIAEYKRINLFQETLIPDYAVTSNGGNILVNGVVDQEWRSHIGSLVLQRSAEAEEVRQIVRSVVREEWIISERYCDELFFTYMVYRDLLPLDEINHMSERLHGLGWRVSLQGRKLYVVPEAVNKSDAIIHVRRTVRSEPMVASGDSLLDKSLLESADYAIAPCHGEIFAEQQVTQVKLKYPFTECRGVFAGDEIMLYVQRIYHNLTTLGVGPQ
- a CDS encoding ATP-grasp domain-containing protein — its product is MKKVNIYFNRWFSVAYHYMNLIRNNEDGVPVQIFATHPDIKHMSLQGADVAGTEPAVTGIEYVQFCVDFCRRNEIDLFIPRLHMMDIALHAAQFEAIGTKVLVCRDLDLLEMMLDKGKFYEKVKETGIMEIPEYHVVSNAEQFKAAYEDLSAKGLRVCFKPTETEGGLGFRIINNSRSPLEELFGYVTQHISFDDAYRILASTDSFPDLMVMELLEGYEYSIDCLADENGRLLAAVPRRKDTGRLRVMEHIPELEHIAGRVAETFKIPFNYNIQMKYGGAVPKLLEINPRMSGGLHVSCLSGINFPYLAVKSALGGKVEPVQFGEDVLASHIEQPMIMKIFAESTIPDAVN
- a CDS encoding toxic anion resistance protein; this translates as MSTQLIQLKKEDEQKVVEEASQLIEQVAKTDTVALDSLMDDIGKLGVKTQEKAGQTLKLLDRPVNDLMSGKRVEVPNMIMKLRNECETLQQSKNVSFFGKMLRKSPLKNYVYKYQSVRTNIDAIVTGLRDGRDTLEESIVNMRQLKRTSMEEIYNLQTKIAFGNRLKELFEVEIAKPENEFRKAYLERGLRKVMVRIQSMTEMILLYNQAIAATDIINDNNDKLIDSVNNAIDKTSNLITVSAMIAMSLADQENVISAVEATNKTIEDQFKENARLLRTTTEKTTELLSKPSMSLEAVNQAIGDLLSALDTSEQSNRRIIESCQDYTSKMTTINTQLNNRLGLNEGSQPQALKQAANDSGLSSFLN
- a CDS encoding formate/nitrite transporter family protein, encoding MENEALLQVEKLALKKQKIFNQSVWRYIARAMLASMFIGFGVIVAFKTGNFFYMEHSPMTYPMAAITFGAAIILISYGGGDLFTGDTFYYSYAALRKKMQWTKVVRMWVVSYIGNILGATAFALLIFLTGLFDDSSVNGFLLNVVAHKMEAPALQLFFRAILCNWLVCLAFFVPMSMKGDGAKMFAMMLFVFCFFISGYEHSIANMCTFAIALVLDHPGTISWGGVVHNLVPVTLGNLIGGGVLMGVMYYYVNKPFLDKDPGDLH